From the genome of Spirosomataceae bacterium TFI 002, one region includes:
- a CDS encoding Thioredoxin-related protein — MKKIAFLLLTVFTFIGISSFEVKTENPASEINWVSIEEAYNLSKANPKKVIIDVYTGWCGWCKVMDKKTFTNPEVIKFVNENYYAVKLDAESREDITVGDKTYSYNEQNRANEAAVALLQGKMSYPSIVYLDEQFNMIQPIPGYMEARQFHEVITFLGNNHYKQESFEDFKKNTYPVQYKEALAGL; from the coding sequence ATGAAAAAGATCGCCTTCTTACTATTAACCGTTTTCACTTTCATCGGGATATCATCTTTTGAAGTAAAAACAGAAAATCCTGCATCAGAGATTAACTGGGTAAGCATAGAAGAAGCTTATAATCTATCTAAGGCAAATCCTAAAAAAGTGATTATTGACGTGTACACAGGCTGGTGTGGATGGTGTAAAGTGATGGACAAAAAAACCTTCACAAATCCAGAAGTAATCAAGTTTGTGAACGAAAACTACTATGCGGTAAAGCTCGATGCCGAAAGCAGAGAAGACATCACAGTAGGCGACAAAACATATTCATACAATGAGCAAAACAGAGCTAACGAAGCTGCAGTAGCACTCCTACAAGGAAAAATGAGCTACCCTAGCATTGTTTATCTTGATGAGCAATTCAACATGATTCAACCTATCCCTGGTTACATGGAAGCAAGACAATTCCATGAAGTAATCACGTTTTTGGGTAACAATCACTATAAGCAGGAGTCTTTTGAAGATTTCAAAAAGAACACTTACCCTGTACAATACAAAGAAGCATTAGCAGGACTTTAA
- a CDS encoding DNA polymerase III, alpha subunit, with product MLLNCHTFYSLRYGTFSEKVLLELAQSGGYETLALTDINNTSACLNFTRLAPKYGIKPVIGIDFRHSARQLYVALAKNNEGFRELNVFLSHHSHLKEELPLEAPPWQEVFVIYPTHNLPQRKLHKHEFIGIGLGELERLHLSPTLMQQAHKMVLLHSVSFRNKLDFNCHRLLRAVDNNILLSKLPTEEQGQETDLFLSKTEIHERLEQYEHLKFILQQTENLLFQCSITFDFSDKKPSLNLKIYSTSLEEDFKMLTRLCKEGIVYRYEGKPSQQVLDRIEKELTMINQMNYVSFFLINWDIVCYAKRNGYYHVGRGSGANSIVAYLLGITDVDPIELDLYFERFMNLYRATPPDFDIDFSWRDREDVTRYIFERFGEGNRAALLATYSTFQHSGAVRELGKVFGLPKHEIDKLSDAKYDYDKLDKLSQLVIRYSRYLYGRPNLLSVHSAGILIANDPIHNYSATNLPPKGFPTVQFDMVIAEDVGLYKFDILGQRGLGKIKDAMAIVRQNQPDAPVVDIHNVKPFINDPYINEKVSRAECMGCFYVESPAMRMLLKKLSVNTYLGLVAASSIIRPGVSQSGMMREYILRHKNPEKIKEAHPILFKIMPDTYGIMVYQEDVIKVAHHFAGLDLGEADVLRRGMSGKYRSREEFEKVKKKFIDNCLAAGHSHKVTMEVWNQTASFAGYAFAKGHSASYAVESYQSLYLKIYYPLEFMVAVLNNGGGYFRAETYIHEARMQGGNIHAPCINRSNVDTRIFGKDIYLGFQHLAGLEFNIAIKLVEERERNGSYLSLDDFMDRNPIGIEQLDILLRIGAFDFTGVNKRTHLWNAHFRLNKEPKPSLQRMLFAPERKKFKLPQLSKSEMEDIFDQIELLGFPLCDPFLLLKTPLEETHLAADMETHIKKEITLYGYMVTLKPTKTGKGDRMSFGTFLDRAGHWIDTVQFPKIHAAFPIRGRGIYRIHGKVSEEFGFLTLETISLTKLDYMADPRYDVTALLPEKAPL from the coding sequence ATGCTACTCAACTGCCATACATTCTACAGCCTTCGCTACGGTACTTTCTCCGAAAAAGTACTACTGGAACTTGCTCAGTCGGGAGGTTATGAGACGCTCGCTCTTACGGACATCAACAATACCTCTGCTTGCCTCAATTTCACTCGCCTAGCTCCCAAATACGGCATTAAACCAGTGATTGGCATTGATTTCAGACATAGTGCTAGGCAATTATATGTTGCTTTGGCAAAAAATAACGAAGGCTTTCGTGAACTCAACGTATTCTTGTCGCACCACTCTCACCTAAAAGAAGAACTGCCACTCGAAGCACCACCTTGGCAAGAGGTGTTTGTTATTTACCCTACTCATAATCTACCCCAGAGGAAATTACACAAGCACGAATTCATCGGTATTGGTCTTGGGGAGCTAGAGCGACTTCACCTATCTCCTACCCTTATGCAGCAGGCCCACAAAATGGTTTTGCTACATAGTGTAAGTTTTAGAAACAAACTTGATTTTAACTGCCATCGCCTACTGAGGGCGGTTGACAATAACATTTTACTGAGCAAGCTCCCTACAGAAGAGCAAGGACAAGAAACTGACCTCTTTCTTTCCAAAACTGAAATCCACGAACGACTTGAGCAATACGAGCACTTAAAATTCATATTACAGCAAACAGAAAACCTACTCTTCCAATGCTCCATTACATTTGATTTTTCGGACAAAAAACCTTCACTTAACCTTAAAATCTATAGTACCTCACTAGAAGAAGATTTCAAAATGCTCACACGACTCTGCAAAGAAGGAATTGTGTATCGCTATGAAGGAAAACCCTCTCAACAAGTATTAGATCGAATAGAAAAAGAACTCACAATGATCAACCAGATGAACTATGTGTCTTTCTTTTTGATCAATTGGGATATTGTGTGTTATGCCAAGCGAAATGGCTACTATCATGTAGGTCGTGGTAGTGGAGCAAATAGCATCGTGGCTTACCTACTTGGCATTACAGATGTGGATCCTATAGAGCTTGATCTGTATTTTGAGCGATTCATGAACCTTTACAGAGCCACCCCACCCGACTTCGATATTGATTTTTCTTGGCGTGACAGAGAAGATGTGACACGCTATATTTTTGAGCGTTTTGGCGAAGGAAACAGAGCAGCCTTGCTGGCTACTTACAGTACTTTTCAGCATAGTGGTGCTGTGAGAGAATTGGGAAAAGTTTTTGGTTTACCAAAGCACGAAATAGATAAACTGAGCGATGCAAAATATGATTATGACAAACTAGATAAGCTATCTCAGCTGGTAATACGCTATTCAAGATACTTATATGGCCGGCCAAATCTCCTAAGCGTTCACTCGGCTGGTATCTTAATCGCCAATGACCCCATTCACAATTACAGTGCAACTAACTTGCCTCCAAAAGGCTTCCCTACGGTACAGTTTGATATGGTTATTGCCGAAGATGTGGGCTTGTATAAATTTGATATTCTAGGTCAGCGTGGTTTGGGAAAAATCAAAGATGCAATGGCAATTGTGCGACAAAACCAACCTGATGCTCCCGTGGTAGATATTCATAATGTGAAGCCTTTTATCAATGACCCTTATATCAACGAAAAAGTAAGTCGAGCGGAATGCATGGGTTGCTTTTATGTGGAATCGCCAGCCATGAGAATGCTTTTGAAAAAACTATCGGTGAACACTTACCTAGGTTTGGTAGCGGCTAGCTCTATCATTCGCCCAGGAGTGTCGCAAAGCGGTATGATGCGAGAGTATATTTTGCGACACAAAAACCCCGAAAAGATAAAAGAAGCTCACCCCATTCTGTTCAAAATAATGCCCGACACCTATGGCATCATGGTATATCAAGAAGATGTGATCAAGGTTGCTCACCATTTTGCTGGCTTAGACCTAGGGGAAGCTGATGTGCTCCGCAGGGGAATGAGTGGTAAGTATCGCTCAAGGGAGGAATTTGAAAAGGTAAAGAAAAAATTTATAGATAACTGCCTAGCAGCTGGGCACTCTCACAAAGTCACAATGGAGGTATGGAATCAAACGGCGAGTTTTGCAGGTTATGCTTTTGCCAAAGGCCACTCAGCTTCTTACGCAGTAGAAAGTTACCAGAGTTTGTATCTCAAGATCTATTACCCGCTTGAGTTCATGGTAGCCGTACTAAATAATGGCGGTGGCTATTTCCGTGCAGAAACCTACATCCACGAAGCTCGCATGCAAGGCGGAAATATTCACGCTCCATGCATCAACCGCAGCAATGTGGATACACGAATTTTTGGCAAAGACATCTACCTAGGTTTTCAGCATTTGGCAGGTTTGGAGTTCAATATCGCCATCAAGCTGGTAGAAGAGCGAGAAAGAAATGGCTCGTACCTAAGCTTAGACGACTTTATGGATCGCAACCCAATTGGAATAGAGCAGTTGGATATTTTGCTACGTATTGGTGCATTTGACTTTACGGGTGTCAATAAACGAACACATTTGTGGAATGCTCACTTCAGGTTAAATAAGGAACCTAAGCCTAGTTTACAACGAATGCTTTTTGCTCCTGAGCGAAAGAAATTCAAGCTACCACAGCTTTCCAAAAGTGAGATGGAAGACATTTTTGACCAAATTGAATTACTTGGCTTTCCGCTTTGCGATCCTTTTCTTTTGCTCAAAACTCCACTGGAAGAAACTCACTTAGCAGCCGATATGGAAACTCACATTAAGAAAGAAATAACACTATATGGTTACATGGTGACTCTAAAACCCACCAAGACAGGCAAAGGTGACCGAATGAGTTTTGGAACATTCCTTGACCGTGCCGGTCACTGGATAGATACCGTCCAATTCCCAAAAATACACGCAGCATTTCCTATTCGCGGGAGAGGTATTTATCGTATTCATGGTAAAGTAAGTGAGGAATTTGGCTTTTTGACCTTAGAAACGATCAGTCTTACTAAGCTAGACTACATGGCTGACCCTCGCTATGATGTGACTGCATTACTTCCAGAAAAGGCTCCTTTATGA
- a CDS encoding carboxymethylenebutenolidase encodes MNYLFTILFFSFIFFFGGILGLSEQKEIKSEITICHTLPSEMADFVNDPEFVKMHPSPLTINYDGLGEEIMIKAADGKDAGAYFVKANSKSNKWLFVYQEWWGLNDHIRTEADKYYKDLGENVNILALDMYDGKSTSDPSEAGKLMQGADQDRLMSIINAGYAYAGKKAAVASVGWCFGGGLSLKSALAGGKQNVGSVMYYGMPVKDVEQLKTLNSDVLGLFATEQWISKEIIMEFAENMKKADKKLTYKIFDAAHGFSNPSNPKFDPAATKEAYGMSLKYLKEKLS; translated from the coding sequence ATGAATTACCTTTTCACAATACTCTTTTTCTCATTCATTTTCTTCTTTGGAGGGATTTTGGGATTAAGTGAGCAGAAAGAAATTAAAAGTGAAATCACGATTTGCCACACTTTACCTAGCGAGATGGCTGATTTTGTAAATGATCCGGAATTTGTAAAAATGCATCCTAGCCCACTTACTATCAATTACGATGGTTTAGGAGAAGAAATAATGATCAAAGCTGCTGATGGAAAAGACGCAGGAGCATATTTTGTGAAAGCAAACTCAAAATCAAATAAGTGGCTATTTGTGTATCAAGAGTGGTGGGGATTGAATGACCATATTCGCACTGAAGCCGATAAATATTATAAAGATTTGGGCGAAAATGTGAATATTCTAGCACTAGATATGTACGATGGAAAAAGCACAAGTGACCCATCTGAAGCTGGAAAGTTGATGCAAGGAGCAGATCAAGATAGGCTAATGAGTATTATAAATGCTGGTTATGCTTATGCAGGTAAAAAAGCCGCGGTTGCAAGCGTAGGCTGGTGTTTTGGTGGTGGGTTATCACTTAAGTCTGCATTGGCAGGTGGTAAGCAAAATGTAGGTTCTGTAATGTACTATGGAATGCCAGTGAAAGATGTAGAGCAGCTAAAAACACTTAACTCGGATGTGCTGGGCTTGTTCGCAACGGAACAGTGGATTTCCAAAGAAATAATAATGGAGTTTGCTGAAAACATGAAAAAAGCTGACAAGAAATTGACTTACAAGATTTTTGATGCTGCTCACGGATTCTCTAATCCTAGCAACCCCAAGTTTGACCCAGCCGCTACTAAGGAAGCTTATGGTATGTCTTTGAAGTATTTGAAAGAAAAACTAAGCTAA
- a CDS encoding L-proline dehydrogenase /delta-1-pyrroline-5-carboxylate dehydrogenase — MPVIISEKEVAKGLETAKLLHDSDAAPNLFTQRMGPIVDAPESKNFLIKLMDVAFRSSKPKRVSDYVLDLINSSNYQGLFTKFESLLVGLFKTVGHWFPFISVPLMLKQIKQVTGPIVFFVGDSKFKQHAKQRNEENVRLNVNLIGEALIGEKEAEGRLQNYIGLLNEPEVDYISIKISTIYSQITSLAYEHTVEILTKKLTRLYQEVLDIEKNTGVIKFINLDMEEYRDLPMTIDTFINTLSLPQFKNLRAGIVLQAYLPDTYGEAVKLKVWAKTRVDNGGAPIKIRVVKGANLEMEKTESSLEHWELATYDSKKEADANYKKVLFELLDSSSAKYVNVGIASHNVFDLGLALNRVKENNLEQYVDFEMLEGMANDLVIKLLEQKVNVLLYTPIVKPENYNSAIAYLVRRLDEGTQDGNFLKEGIGLKVDSSKWKELEDSFLDSIKEIPKLNNEPHRKQDRANQTIVAQTAFHCVANTDWTLAANRKWIATVKERWQKPTDIVGAFVPVVGEIDVKKRQQIKVEGWNGNQPWEYEFADSADYTKVVSDSSEWYNLSVSEMAAKLRQAAVEIEKNRGDLIGVAVTELGKTIAEVDVEVSEAIDFANYYAQSILDLEKELPLKRINKGINLVLSPWNFPVAIPIGGVFASLAAGKRVILKPSTNAAATAYLTCKCLWDAGIPKSAVAFLPALEESLDPFLSEGNTFDAVILTGGTDTAKFLLNRNPGLKLYAETGGKNATIITALADRDQGIKNVVQSAFGNAGQKCSATSLLVLEKEVFEDEHFKQLLKDATESKYHGNAWNYETQIGPLAVPVSEKIKHVLENTKDSEWLVKPKLQGDFMLSPGIKWGITKESYEYNNELFGPILSVICAEDLEDAISIVNGVDFGLTSGIESLSRDEIQLWQKNIHAGNLYANRSTTGAIVQRQPFGGIKTSSFGFGMKAGGVNYVLQFMNFEPKETQNTIEQAWKNHFSLEIDYAKIRGQHNYNRYLRATSIIVLLDKNTEREDLEIVEQIAGILGVKTRKYSTVEIQGINTTVLDNFSELEPEVHQHVMIRSLLGGKMDSNFYKICHNKAVHIYERKPINVGRLEWLNYLSEQNFSWNYHRYGNLLGEKVD; from the coding sequence ATGCCTGTTATTATCTCCGAAAAAGAGGTCGCAAAAGGTTTAGAGACTGCAAAGCTATTGCACGACTCAGATGCTGCCCCCAACCTTTTTACTCAAAGAATGGGTCCTATTGTAGATGCCCCAGAGTCTAAAAACTTCTTGATTAAGCTGATGGACGTGGCTTTTCGATCCTCCAAGCCAAAGAGGGTGTCCGATTATGTCTTGGACTTAATCAACTCGAGCAATTATCAAGGGCTGTTCACAAAATTTGAATCTTTACTCGTTGGACTTTTTAAAACAGTAGGTCATTGGTTTCCTTTTATCAGTGTGCCGCTTATGCTTAAGCAGATCAAGCAAGTGACTGGGCCTATTGTGTTTTTTGTTGGCGACAGCAAGTTTAAGCAACATGCCAAACAAAGAAATGAGGAAAATGTAAGGCTTAATGTTAACCTGATAGGAGAAGCACTCATAGGAGAAAAGGAGGCAGAAGGCAGACTGCAGAACTATATTGGTCTACTCAATGAGCCAGAGGTTGACTATATTTCGATTAAGATTTCGACCATATATTCTCAAATCACTTCATTGGCGTATGAGCATACGGTTGAGATTTTAACCAAAAAACTGACTCGACTTTACCAAGAAGTACTTGACATAGAAAAGAACACTGGGGTTATAAAGTTCATCAACTTAGACATGGAAGAGTATCGCGACTTGCCCATGACAATAGATACTTTTATCAATACCCTTTCTTTACCGCAATTCAAGAACCTTAGAGCAGGAATTGTACTACAAGCATACTTGCCAGATACTTATGGAGAAGCTGTAAAGCTTAAGGTATGGGCAAAAACCAGAGTTGATAACGGTGGTGCACCAATCAAAATCCGTGTGGTTAAGGGTGCAAACCTAGAAATGGAAAAAACAGAATCTTCTCTTGAGCATTGGGAGTTGGCTACGTATGATTCCAAAAAAGAAGCTGATGCAAACTATAAAAAAGTATTGTTTGAGCTCCTTGACTCTTCATCGGCCAAATATGTCAATGTAGGAATTGCTTCGCATAATGTTTTTGATCTTGGTTTGGCTCTCAATCGTGTAAAAGAGAATAACCTAGAGCAGTATGTTGATTTTGAAATGTTGGAAGGCATGGCAAATGATCTTGTGATCAAGCTTTTGGAACAAAAAGTGAATGTGTTATTATATACACCTATTGTAAAGCCAGAAAACTATAATTCGGCAATTGCATACTTAGTAAGGCGACTTGATGAAGGCACGCAAGATGGTAACTTCTTGAAAGAAGGAATTGGTCTCAAGGTTGATTCAAGCAAATGGAAGGAGCTCGAGGATAGTTTCTTAGACTCTATAAAAGAGATTCCAAAGCTTAATAATGAGCCTCACAGAAAGCAGGATAGGGCAAACCAAACTATTGTTGCCCAAACCGCATTTCATTGCGTTGCAAATACTGATTGGACGCTCGCAGCAAACAGAAAGTGGATTGCTACTGTAAAAGAAAGATGGCAAAAACCAACTGATATTGTGGGTGCTTTTGTGCCAGTAGTGGGTGAAATTGATGTCAAGAAAAGGCAACAAATTAAAGTAGAAGGTTGGAATGGAAACCAGCCGTGGGAATACGAATTCGCTGATTCCGCTGATTACACCAAAGTTGTTTCTGATAGTTCTGAATGGTATAATTTATCAGTGAGCGAAATGGCTGCAAAACTTCGCCAAGCCGCAGTAGAGATAGAGAAAAATCGTGGCGACTTAATTGGTGTTGCAGTAACAGAATTGGGTAAAACCATTGCCGAGGTTGATGTGGAGGTATCAGAAGCCATTGATTTTGCAAATTACTATGCTCAATCAATCCTTGACTTAGAAAAAGAACTTCCGCTCAAGCGAATCAATAAAGGAATAAACTTGGTACTTTCTCCTTGGAATTTCCCTGTTGCTATTCCTATTGGTGGCGTATTTGCTTCTTTGGCAGCAGGTAAGAGAGTTATTCTTAAGCCATCTACCAACGCAGCGGCTACAGCATATCTAACTTGTAAATGCCTGTGGGACGCAGGTATTCCAAAATCTGCGGTTGCTTTTTTACCAGCTTTGGAAGAAAGCCTAGATCCTTTTTTAAGTGAAGGGAACACTTTTGATGCCGTTATACTTACGGGTGGAACGGATACTGCTAAGTTCTTACTTAACCGTAATCCCGGTTTAAAGCTATATGCTGAAACTGGAGGTAAAAATGCAACGATTATAACAGCTCTTGCCGATCGCGATCAAGGTATTAAAAACGTGGTTCAGTCTGCATTTGGAAATGCTGGACAAAAGTGTTCTGCAACTTCTCTTTTGGTTTTAGAAAAAGAGGTTTTTGAAGACGAGCATTTTAAGCAATTACTGAAAGACGCGACAGAGAGTAAATATCACGGAAATGCGTGGAACTACGAAACACAGATTGGTCCACTCGCTGTACCAGTCTCTGAGAAAATCAAACATGTTCTCGAAAATACCAAGGACAGCGAATGGTTGGTGAAACCTAAATTGCAAGGTGATTTCATGCTAAGCCCAGGAATCAAATGGGGAATTACCAAAGAAAGTTACGAATACAATAATGAGCTTTTTGGGCCAATTCTATCTGTAATATGTGCGGAAGACTTAGAAGATGCTATCTCAATTGTAAACGGAGTTGACTTTGGCTTAACAAGCGGAATTGAATCTCTGTCAAGAGATGAGATTCAACTTTGGCAAAAAAACATTCATGCAGGAAACCTTTATGCCAACCGATCTACAACTGGGGCAATTGTTCAGCGTCAACCTTTTGGAGGAATCAAAACTTCTTCCTTTGGTTTTGGAATGAAAGCCGGTGGAGTAAACTACGTACTTCAGTTTATGAATTTTGAACCCAAAGAAACTCAAAACACAATTGAGCAGGCTTGGAAGAATCACTTTTCACTGGAAATAGATTACGCAAAAATCAGAGGGCAGCATAATTACAATAGATACCTAAGAGCAACAAGTATTATTGTTCTTCTGGATAAAAATACAGAAAGGGAGGATTTAGAAATAGTAGAGCAAATTGCTGGAATTTTAGGGGTAAAGACAAGGAAGTATAGCACAGTCGAAATTCAAGGAATAAATACAACAGTTCTGGACAACTTCTCTGAACTTGAACCGGAGGTGCATCAACATGTCATGATTCGTTCTTTACTTGGTGGAAAAATGGATAGTAATTTTTATAAAATATGCCATAATAAGGCTGTTCATATCTACGAAAGAAAGCCAATAAATGTAGGCAGATTGGAGTGGTTGAATTATTTATCGGAGCAAAACTTTTCTTGGAACTATCACCGTTATGGCAATCTGCTAGGAGAAAAGGTGGATTGA
- a CDS encoding O-sialoglycoprotein endopeptidase codes for MQKDIIILAIESSCDETSAAVIINGKVCSNIVATQAIHERYGGVVPELASRAHQKSILVVVEHALNQAKIVKKQLSAVAFTRGPGLLGSLLIGTSFAKGFALALDVPLIEVNHMNAHILAHFIDEPSPTFPFLCLTVSGGHTQLVIVKSPSEMELVGETIDDAVGEAFDKGAKMLGLPYPGGPLIDKNAINGNPERFQFPISEVKGLNFSFSGVKTALLYFLQREQEANPLFISENMSDICASYQHTLVLTLLRKLRKATKQFGIKQVAIAGGVSANKELRKSLAIMAEKERWEVFVPDFQYCTDNAGMIAMAAHFKFLEGDFTDQTVSPMPRYAMN; via the coding sequence ATGCAGAAAGACATTATAATATTGGCTATTGAATCATCGTGTGATGAGACCTCAGCCGCTGTTATTATCAACGGAAAAGTGTGTTCTAACATTGTCGCCACACAGGCAATTCACGAACGCTATGGAGGTGTTGTTCCAGAGTTAGCCTCGAGGGCACACCAAAAAAGCATTCTTGTTGTTGTAGAGCACGCTTTAAACCAAGCAAAGATAGTAAAAAAACAACTCTCAGCTGTTGCTTTTACACGCGGTCCAGGCTTGCTAGGCTCTTTATTGATAGGGACTTCGTTTGCCAAAGGCTTTGCCTTGGCTCTTGATGTACCACTTATTGAGGTAAATCACATGAATGCCCATATTTTGGCCCATTTTATTGATGAGCCTTCTCCTACATTTCCTTTCCTATGTTTAACTGTAAGTGGTGGTCATACGCAACTAGTTATTGTTAAAAGCCCTAGCGAAATGGAACTTGTTGGAGAAACAATTGACGATGCAGTGGGAGAAGCTTTCGACAAAGGAGCCAAAATGCTAGGATTACCTTATCCCGGTGGACCACTTATTGACAAAAATGCCATTAATGGGAATCCTGAGAGATTTCAGTTTCCCATTTCAGAGGTAAAAGGTCTTAACTTTTCGTTCTCTGGAGTAAAAACAGCCTTGTTGTACTTTTTACAACGTGAGCAGGAAGCCAATCCTTTATTCATAAGTGAGAATATGAGTGATATCTGTGCTAGCTACCAGCATACACTTGTTTTGACGCTCTTAAGGAAGTTAAGAAAGGCTACAAAACAGTTTGGAATTAAGCAAGTAGCAATAGCCGGTGGAGTTTCTGCGAACAAAGAGTTGCGTAAGTCATTGGCGATAATGGCTGAAAAAGAACGATGGGAAGTGTTCGTTCCTGATTTTCAATATTGTACAGATAATGCAGGTATGATTGCCATGGCGGCACACTTTAAGTTTTTGGAAGGCGACTTTACAGACCAAACAGTAAGTCCAATGCCAAGATATGCCATGAACTAG